The nucleotide sequence GTAGCATCAGAAGCGCGCCGACGGCCTCGGGCGCCGCGTCGCCCGACAGGATGATGCGCATTGCGTCGCGGGCCTCGTCGCGGGACAGGGATCTGGCGCGGGACGGACCTCGCCCCATGGCGCGGATATACGGGGTCAGTGTCATTCTGCGGCCTCCAGTCGTTGGGATTGTTCCAACAACCTGCGTAGCTCCGGCCTGCACGACCCGCAATTGGTTCCCGCACGCAGGGCGTCTCCGATGGCATCCACAGATACGAGGCGCTTTTCGTCGATCGCCGCCAGAATGGTGTTCGCGCCGACGTCGAAACAGGCACAGACCGTGGGGCCCGGATCAGGGCGATCCGCACCGGGCCAGCCCGACAGTACATCGGCCGAGGCGTCCAGGCCGGGCAGTGCGCCAAGGTAGTTCCGCGCAAGAGCAATCGGCTGAGGACCGATGAACAGCGCTGCCAGGAGTTTTCCGTCGCACAGGAACGCGATACGCGTCCCGCTACGGCGGGCATCCTCGACGACGACACGGGGCACCTCATCAAGCCCGAAGCAGTCCTGTGCCCAGTCGGTCCAATCTTCGGGAAATGTGTCTCCGGCCATTTCGCACTGCCAGCCACTTTGGGTCTTGGAGCGTGCCCAATATGCGCAATCCGGTTGAAAGCGGTTGGATGCAACGGCGAAGCCAAACCACTTCGTATCGAAACGAGAAACCTTGACCGGCGCAGCCTTGCTTTCGGGCTGGCCCGATACCGGGTCGACGCGAGAGGGGACCACGGCGTCTATCCGGCCTTCGGACGTGAACTCACCTGTCCAGTGCATGGGAGCGAACATCTCGCCCGGCCGAACGCGGTCTGTCACCAGAACGCGCAACAAAGCGCGCCCGGTCGGGTTTTGCACGGCCGCGATATCGGCAGGCTTCAAACCGTGCTGCCGGGCGTCGTCTGGATGGATTTCGAGATAGGGCTCCGCGATGTGTTTCGAAAGCCGCGCGGATTTGCCGGTGCGCGTCAGCGTGTGCCAGTGGTCGCGCACACGGCCTGTATTCAGCACCAAGGGATAAGCATCGGGTTTCGCGGGACCGGAATGCCGCACCGGGATCATCCGCGCCCTGCGGTCAGGGGTATAAAAACCACCATCGCCGAACAGGCGTGCATTGTCGACGTTGCCGACCGGCCAACGGAACGGATGAAGCGTTTCATAGTCGGTGTCGCCGATCTCCGACAGGGCCGAGATATCGAAATCCAGTCCAAAGCTGGCGGTTACGCGGGACAGTTGCGCATGTTCGCGGAACACGTCGGCGGGCTTGGCGTGGGTGAAGGCATCGCTCCAGCCCATCGCGCAGGCGACGTCGCAAATGATCCGCCAGTCGGCGCGTGCCTCACCGGGGGCGGGCAGGAAAGGTCGCTGCCGGCTGATCCGGCGCTCTGAATTGGTGACGGTGCCATCTTTTTCGCCCCAGCCGAGCGCAGGGAAAAGTACGTCAGCCAGACGGGCGGTGTCGGTCCGGGCGGTTACATCGGAAACGGCCACGAAGTCGCAAAGTTCTATCGCATCACGGACCAGATCGGCGTCCGGCATGGACACCGCCGGGTTAGTCCCTATGATCCAAAGTGCCTTTATCTTGCCATCCGCGACCGCTTGGAACAGATCAACCGCCTTGCGCCCGGGACCTTGAGCGATACGGGGGCTGTTCCAGAATTTCTTTACAGCGTCGCGATGGGTCTGGTCGTCGATGTCCAGGTGATTGGCCAACATGTTGGCCAAGCCTCCGACCTCGCGTCCACCCATCGCATTGGGTTGCCCGGTGACGCTGAACGGGCCCATGCCTGGCCGTCCAATGCGTCCGGTCGCAAGGTGACAGTTGATGATCGCGTTGACCTTGTCGGTGCCGTTCGAGGACTGGTTCACCCCTTGGCTGAAGACTGTGACCACCTTTTCCGTCCCGATCCACATGTCGCAGAACGCATTGATATCGTCGCGCGACAGGCCGGTGGCATCCGGATCAGACGCTCGTGCGGCCCCAAGCGCTGACATGAACCCGCTGACATGATCGTTGATGTAGCGCCAGTTGCAGGCCCCGCGCCGCGATATCTCGGCCAGAAGCGTGTTGAACAGTGCGACGTCGGATCCCGATTTCAGAGGCAGGTGCAGATCGGCAATGTCGCATGTAGCGGTGCGGCGCGGGTCGATGTTGACGACCCGCATTTCGGGACGTTCCGCTTTGGCCGCAACGATACGCTGATACAGCACCGGGTGGCACCAGGCGAGGTTGGATCCGACCAGCACGACCAGATCGGCCAGTTCAAGGTCTTCATAGCATCCCGGAACCGTGTCCGTGCCAAAGGCGCGGCGGTGTCCCGCCACGGTCGAGGCCATGCATAGCCGCGAATTGGTGTCGATGTTGCCCGTGCCGATGAAACCTTTCATCAGCTTGTTGGCGACGTAGTAGTCCTCGGTCAGCATCTGGCCCGAGACATAGAAAGCCACGCTTTCAGGCCCGTGCTGGGCGATGGTGGAACTGAACGCGCTTGCGGCCCGCGCAATCGCGGAGTCCCAATCGGCGCGGTGACCGTCCACGACGGGATGGAGCAGCCGGTCTTCCAACCCGATTGTTTCCAAAAGCGCAGAGCCTTTGGAACACAAGCGTCCCTTGTTCGCCGGATGATCGGGATCACCCTGCAGCGACCGCGTGCCATCCGCGCCCTGCGTGATCTTCACGCCGCAGCCCACGCCGCAATAGGGGCATGTGCTGCGGGTGGTTTTCACCGATGAAAATGGAGCACTTCCGTCCATCACGCAGCCGACCGCTTCATCAGTTCGGTTGCATCCAGATAGACGCGGCCATCCTGCACGCGCGCCGAATAGGTCGAAATCTGCCCCTCATCCGCGCCCTCAGCCTCGCCCGTTTCCAGCGAGAACACCCAGTTGTGCAAAGGGCAGGTGACCTTGTGGCCATGCACGATGCCTTCGCTCAGCGGGCCACCCTTATGCGGGCAACGGTCCGAGGTGGCAAATACCTGATCGTCGCGGGTACGAAAGACCGCCACGCACCCCATTGCCGTTTTCACGACGCGGGCACCGCGTTGCGGGATGTCGTCCAACGCGCCGATATCAACCCAGTTCATTCCGCGGCCTCCAGTGTCAGATTGGCAAGGGGCGCCATGGCATGCTGCGCGTCCGCATTGGCGCGCTCGGCCCAAGGGTCCTTCTGGTAGATGCTTTGCGACAGGTCGAACCGTTCGATCAGCATCTGGCGCTCGGCCAGATCGTCGACCACGCGCGCTTTTACCCAGTCGAGCCCGACCTTGGCGAGCCATTTGTAGGGCCGGTCCAGGTACTTCGCGTTTTCGCGGAATAGCTGGACGAACGCGACGGTCACGTCGATCGCCTCCTGCTCGGACGTGACCTTGGCCAGCGCTTCGGTTTCCTTCAAATCCATGCCGGCGGCACCGCCGACGCTGACCTCATAACCGCTATCGACACAGACGATACCGACATCCTTGCAGGTCGCTTCGGCACAGTTGCGCGGACAGCCCGACACAGCCAGCTTCACCTTGTGCGGCGTCCATGATCCCCACAGACGCTTTTCAAGCTTAACGCCAAGCCCAGTGCTGTCTTGCGTCCCGAAACGGCAGTGTTCCTTGCCGACACAGGTCTTCACCGTTCGTAGCCCCTTGGAATAAGCGTGTCCGGATACCAGCCCGGCGGCGTTCAGATCGGCCCACATGCGGGGCAGGTCTTCCTTCTTGACGCCCAGAAGGTCGATACGCTGCCCGCCAGTCACCTTCACGGTCGGGACGTTGTACTTGTCCGCCGCATCCGCAATGGCGCGCAATTCGCGTGGATTGGTCAGACCGCCCCACATGCGCGGAACGACAGAATAGGTACCATCTTTCTGGATGTTCGCGTGGTTGCGTTCATTGACGAAGCGGCTTTGCGGATCGTCGCGGTATTCCGCTGGCCAATCCGCCAGCAGGTAGAAATTCAGGGCAGGGCGGCACACATGACACCCGCAGGAAGTTTTCCAGTCAAGCTCCTGCATGACGGCGGGCATTGATTTCAGTTCCTGAGACTTGATCAGGCGGCGCACGTCCTCATGCGTCAGATCCGTACAGCCGCAGACGGGTTGTGCTGTCGGCAGGACGAAATCATCACCGAGCGTGACCGCCAGCACCTGTTCGACCAGGCCGGTACAGGTCCCGCAGGACCCCGACGCCTTGGTCACCGCGCGCATGGCGCCCAGATCGGTTGCACCATCCTGGATGGCCTGGACGATTTGCCCCTTGCACACGCCGTTACAGCCGCAAATCTCTGCCTCATCCGGCAATGCTGCAACGGCCGCCATAGGGTCCACGCTGGCCCCTCCCTGGAAGGCAGGCCCGAAGATCAGGGTGTCGCGCATTTCGGCGACATCCGTGCCGTCCTTCTGCAGGCCGAAGAACCAGCTTCCGTCCTGCGTATCGCCATACATGACGGCGCCAATCAGGCGATTTTCCTTCAGGACCAGCCGCTTGTAGACACCGCGCGATGGGTCGCGGAACACGATCTCGTCGCGGTCATCGCCATCGGCAAAATCGCCCGCGCTGAACAGATCGACACCGGTGACCTTCAGCTTGGTCGAGGTTTGCGAGCCACGATAGGCTGCGTCTTCGCCCTGCAATGTCTTTGCCGCGACCTTCGCCATCTCGTAAAGCGGTGCAACGAGGCCGTAGACGATGCCCTCATGCTGCACACATTCGCCAAATGCCAGGATGTCAGGGTCGCTGGTTACCATCTGGTCGTTGACGACGATGCCGCGCTCGACCTCCAGTTCGGCGTCCGTGGCGATGCGGGTTTCGGGTCGGATGCCCGCCGCCATGACCACGATATCGGCGTCGTAGACCGTGCCGTCCTCCAACAGCACGGCCTCGACTTTCTCCTCCCCGAGAATGGCTTTGGTCGCTGCTTCGCAATGCACGCGGATGCCGCGGCCTTCTAATTCCTTGCGCAGCAGATATCCCGCGGCGGGATCAAGCTGACGTTCCATCAAATGGCCCATCAGGTGCAGCACGGTGACCTTCATCCCGCGCATCTGCAGACCTGCCGCTGCTTCCAGCCCCAACAGACCCCCGCCGATCACCACGGCCTTGGGATTGGGCTTTTCGGCGGCATCCAGCATCTTGTGAACGTCATCCAGATCGCGATAGGCCATCACGCCCGGCAGATCCTTGCCCGGCACGGGAATGATGAACGGGGCGGATCCGGTGGCGACGATCAGCTTGTCATAGGATGTTTCGCCTTTCGCCGTCACGACGATCTTCCGGTCACGGTCGATGCGGGTCACGGTTTCACCGAAGCGGCAGGTCACGCCGTGCTCGGTATACCATTCCGCATCATGCGTGACGATTTCCTCATACGTCTTTTCGCCGGACAGAACGGGCGACAACATGATCCGGTTGTAGTTCCCGCGCGGCTCAGATCCGAACAGGGTCACGTCATAGGCATCGGGGGCGGCGTCAAAGAGGTGCTCCAGCGCACGGCCAGAGGCCATGCCGGCACCGATCACAACTAGTCTGGGGCGCATCATGCGGCCTCCTTCTTCTTGGGGCGGGCACCGTGTTCATATTCCTCAAGGAACGACAGCAGCTCCTCGCGGTAGGCGTAGTAATCCGAATGCTCCAGCAGCGCCTTGCGCGTGCGCGG is from Qingshengfaniella alkalisoli and encodes:
- a CDS encoding nitrate reductase encodes the protein MDGSAPFSSVKTTRSTCPYCGVGCGVKITQGADGTRSLQGDPDHPANKGRLCSKGSALLETIGLEDRLLHPVVDGHRADWDSAIARAASAFSSTIAQHGPESVAFYVSGQMLTEDYYVANKLMKGFIGTGNIDTNSRLCMASTVAGHRRAFGTDTVPGCYEDLELADLVVLVGSNLAWCHPVLYQRIVAAKAERPEMRVVNIDPRRTATCDIADLHLPLKSGSDVALFNTLLAEISRRGACNWRYINDHVSGFMSALGAARASDPDATGLSRDDINAFCDMWIGTEKVVTVFSQGVNQSSNGTDKVNAIINCHLATGRIGRPGMGPFSVTGQPNAMGGREVGGLANMLANHLDIDDQTHRDAVKKFWNSPRIAQGPGRKAVDLFQAVADGKIKALWIIGTNPAVSMPDADLVRDAIELCDFVAVSDVTARTDTARLADVLFPALGWGEKDGTVTNSERRISRQRPFLPAPGEARADWRIICDVACAMGWSDAFTHAKPADVFREHAQLSRVTASFGLDFDISALSEIGDTDYETLHPFRWPVGNVDNARLFGDGGFYTPDRRARMIPVRHSGPAKPDAYPLVLNTGRVRDHWHTLTRTGKSARLSKHIAEPYLEIHPDDARQHGLKPADIAAVQNPTGRALLRVLVTDRVRPGEMFAPMHWTGEFTSEGRIDAVVPSRVDPVSGQPESKAAPVKVSRFDTKWFGFAVASNRFQPDCAYWARSKTQSGWQCEMAGDTFPEDWTDWAQDCFGLDEVPRVVVEDARRSGTRIAFLCDGKLLAALFIGPQPIALARNYLGALPGLDASADVLSGWPGADRPDPGPTVCACFDVGANTILAAIDEKRLVSVDAIGDALRAGTNCGSCRPELRRLLEQSQRLEAAE
- the nirD gene encoding nitrite reductase small subunit NirD, which gives rise to MNWVDIGALDDIPQRGARVVKTAMGCVAVFRTRDDQVFATSDRCPHKGGPLSEGIVHGHKVTCPLHNWVFSLETGEAEGADEGQISTYSARVQDGRVYLDATELMKRSAA
- the nirB gene encoding nitrite reductase large subunit NirB, with the translated sequence MRPRLVVIGAGMASGRALEHLFDAAPDAYDVTLFGSEPRGNYNRIMLSPVLSGEKTYEEIVTHDAEWYTEHGVTCRFGETVTRIDRDRKIVVTAKGETSYDKLIVATGSAPFIIPVPGKDLPGVMAYRDLDDVHKMLDAAEKPNPKAVVIGGGLLGLEAAAGLQMRGMKVTVLHLMGHLMERQLDPAAGYLLRKELEGRGIRVHCEAATKAILGEEKVEAVLLEDGTVYDADIVVMAAGIRPETRIATDAELEVERGIVVNDQMVTSDPDILAFGECVQHEGIVYGLVAPLYEMAKVAAKTLQGEDAAYRGSQTSTKLKVTGVDLFSAGDFADGDDRDEIVFRDPSRGVYKRLVLKENRLIGAVMYGDTQDGSWFFGLQKDGTDVAEMRDTLIFGPAFQGGASVDPMAAVAALPDEAEICGCNGVCKGQIVQAIQDGATDLGAMRAVTKASGSCGTCTGLVEQVLAVTLGDDFVLPTAQPVCGCTDLTHEDVRRLIKSQELKSMPAVMQELDWKTSCGCHVCRPALNFYLLADWPAEYRDDPQSRFVNERNHANIQKDGTYSVVPRMWGGLTNPRELRAIADAADKYNVPTVKVTGGQRIDLLGVKKEDLPRMWADLNAAGLVSGHAYSKGLRTVKTCVGKEHCRFGTQDSTGLGVKLEKRLWGSWTPHKVKLAVSGCPRNCAEATCKDVGIVCVDSGYEVSVGGAAGMDLKETEALAKVTSEQEAIDVTVAFVQLFRENAKYLDRPYKWLAKVGLDWVKARVVDDLAERQMLIERFDLSQSIYQKDPWAERANADAQHAMAPLANLTLEAAE